One Luteimonas sp. MC1825 DNA segment encodes these proteins:
- a CDS encoding 3-deoxy-D-manno-octulosonic acid kinase: protein MAIFDATESLTPFRAGPRERGVGSILFDQTQLRQADPRWFDPEAWGARATPVSGSGRGGAWFIDGASHGPCVLRHYLRGGMAAAVSRDRHLWRGVDRVRSFAEFRLLRELKRRGLPVPQPIAAAYLREGMWYRASILMTRLMDVQSLGALAAQQQGDAPWEAAGDLIARFHREGLDHADLNAHNILFNDTGQGWVIDLDRSRMTIPATAWRSRNLARLERSLLKLRGERSEEAVRADFARLRAVYDKRWARGI from the coding sequence ATGGCCATTTTCGATGCCACCGAGAGCCTGACGCCGTTCCGCGCCGGACCCCGGGAACGTGGCGTCGGGTCGATTCTGTTCGACCAGACGCAGCTGCGGCAAGCCGACCCGCGCTGGTTCGACCCCGAAGCCTGGGGCGCGCGTGCCACGCCGGTGTCGGGCAGCGGTCGCGGTGGCGCCTGGTTCATCGACGGTGCCAGCCACGGTCCCTGCGTATTGCGCCACTACCTGCGTGGCGGGATGGCCGCGGCGGTCAGCCGTGACCGCCACCTGTGGCGCGGCGTCGACCGCGTGCGCAGCTTTGCCGAGTTCCGGCTGCTGCGCGAGCTCAAGCGACGCGGCCTGCCGGTGCCGCAGCCGATCGCGGCCGCGTACCTGCGCGAAGGCATGTGGTATCGCGCATCGATCCTGATGACGCGCCTGATGGACGTGCAGTCGCTTGGGGCGCTGGCGGCGCAGCAGCAAGGCGACGCGCCCTGGGAGGCGGCCGGCGACCTGATTGCGCGCTTCCATCGTGAAGGCCTCGACCATGCCGATCTCAATGCGCACAACATCCTGTTCAACGACACAGGGCAGGGCTGGGTGATCGACCTCGACCGCTCGCGCATGACCATACCGGCCACCGCCTGGCGCTCGCGCAACCTGGCGCGCCTGGAGCGGTCGCTGCTCAAATTGCGCGGCGAACGCAGCGAGGAGGCGGTGCGCGCGGACTTCGCCCGCCTGCGCGCCGTCTATGACAAGCGCTGGGCGCGGGGCATCTGA
- a CDS encoding glycosyltransferase family 9 protein — protein sequence MPALPPASPRSICLLRLSALGDVTHVLPLVHSLQAAWPGVELAWIIGKGEQRLLEGLPGVEFVVYDKKTGLHGMRALRRELAGRRFDALLLMQLALRANLLSTGVHARRRIGYDRARSKELHGLFVNERIRGAAGPHVLDVLGSFSEPLGVTRGKVEWRLPVPDEAHAWAQAQWPRDAAPTLVISPCSSHARRNWRADRYAAVANHAAQRGWRVVLCGGRSTLERDTGDAILSAMRAPALDLIGRDTLKQLPALLARADLVMTPDSGPMHIANAMGAKVLGLHAATDPRRSGPYSDIRYCADRYDDAARRYLGKPAAELAWGTKIEADGVMDLVTVDDAISAFERRRADLRQPGTPGL from the coding sequence TTGCCAGCCCTCCCGCCTGCATCGCCCCGCTCGATCTGCCTGCTGCGCCTGTCCGCGCTGGGCGACGTGACCCACGTGCTGCCGCTGGTGCACTCTCTGCAGGCTGCCTGGCCCGGCGTGGAGCTGGCCTGGATCATCGGCAAGGGCGAGCAGCGCCTGCTCGAAGGCCTTCCCGGCGTGGAGTTCGTGGTCTACGACAAGAAGACCGGACTGCACGGAATGCGCGCACTGCGTCGTGAACTCGCCGGGCGCCGGTTCGACGCGCTGCTGCTGATGCAGCTCGCGCTGCGCGCCAACCTCCTGTCGACAGGCGTGCACGCGCGGCGGCGCATCGGTTACGACCGCGCGCGATCGAAGGAACTGCATGGCCTGTTTGTCAATGAACGCATCCGCGGAGCCGCCGGCCCGCACGTGCTGGATGTGCTTGGCAGCTTCAGCGAGCCGCTGGGCGTGACCCGCGGCAAGGTTGAATGGCGGCTGCCGGTGCCCGATGAAGCGCACGCCTGGGCCCAGGCGCAATGGCCGCGCGACGCGGCGCCGACGCTGGTCATCTCGCCCTGCTCCAGCCATGCACGCCGCAACTGGCGCGCCGACCGTTACGCCGCCGTGGCGAACCATGCCGCGCAGCGCGGCTGGCGGGTCGTCCTCTGCGGCGGCCGCAGTACGCTGGAACGCGACACAGGCGACGCCATCCTGTCCGCGATGCGGGCGCCGGCACTGGACCTGATCGGCAGGGACACGCTGAAGCAGCTGCCCGCGCTGCTGGCCCGCGCCGACCTGGTCATGACCCCCGACTCGGGCCCCATGCACATCGCAAATGCCATGGGCGCCAAGGTGCTGGGCCTGCACGCCGCCACCGACCCGCGGCGCAGCGGTCCCTATTCCGACATCCGCTACTGCGCCGACCGCTACGACGACGCGGCGCGGAGATACCTCGGCAAGCCCGCCGCGGAGCTGGCCTGGGGTACCAAGATCGAGGCGGACGGCGTCATGGACCTGGTGACCGTCGACGACGCGATCAGCGCGTTCGAGCGTCGCCGCGCCGACCTGCGTCAGCCAGGCACGCCCGGGCTGTAA
- a CDS encoding DUF6165 family protein, with translation MSEISVPVSFGELLDKIAILQIKSERMTDPAKLANVRNELSALEKTWMAHPAAGGDIVRLRAELKAVNERLWVIEDDIRLKEKAQAFDEEFIALARSVYVQNDVRARIKKDINLALGSSYVEEKSYEDYSPGVPG, from the coding sequence ATGTCCGAAATTTCCGTGCCCGTCTCGTTCGGCGAGCTGCTCGACAAGATCGCCATCCTGCAGATCAAGTCCGAACGCATGACCGATCCGGCCAAGCTGGCCAACGTGCGCAACGAGCTGTCGGCGCTGGAAAAGACCTGGATGGCGCACCCGGCCGCCGGTGGCGACATCGTGCGCCTGCGGGCCGAGCTCAAGGCGGTGAACGAGCGCCTGTGGGTGATCGAGGACGACATCCGCCTCAAGGAAAAGGCCCAGGCCTTCGACGAGGAGTTCATCGCCCTCGCGCGCAGCGTCTACGTGCAGAACGACGTGCGCGCGCGGATCAAGAAGGACATCAACCTCGCGCTCGGCTCGAGCTACGTCGAGGAAAAGTCGTACGAGGATTACAGCCCGGGCGTGCCTGGCTGA
- a CDS encoding protein phosphatase 2C domain-containing protein produces the protein MIEFGHLTHVGLRRELNEDTYYGDSELGLWLVADGMGGHEYGEVASALAREAIVRETRQGTPLPQAIRIADEEIISASRKRQDALPMGTTVVAARITGNRFEVAWVGDSRVYVWHEGKLAQLSQDHSYVQELISQGAISIDQARSHPHRNVVTQALGVTDPQALNVETMSGELSPGMQLLLCSDGLTEEVDDNGIARVLAHTECSAQECVDGLVAAALDGGGSDNVTVVLVRRH, from the coding sequence ATGATCGAATTCGGCCATCTCACCCATGTCGGCTTGCGGCGCGAGCTGAACGAAGACACGTACTACGGCGACAGCGAGCTCGGGCTCTGGCTGGTTGCCGACGGCATGGGTGGCCACGAGTACGGCGAGGTCGCCAGCGCGCTCGCCCGCGAGGCGATCGTGCGCGAGACCCGCCAGGGCACGCCCCTGCCGCAGGCGATCCGCATCGCCGACGAGGAAATCATCAGCGCGTCGCGCAAGCGCCAGGACGCCTTGCCCATGGGCACCACCGTGGTCGCGGCGCGGATCACCGGCAACCGCTTCGAAGTCGCCTGGGTCGGCGACAGCCGCGTCTACGTCTGGCACGAAGGCAAGCTGGCGCAGCTGTCGCAGGACCACAGCTATGTCCAGGAACTGATCAGCCAGGGCGCGATCAGCATCGACCAGGCGCGCAGCCATCCGCACCGCAACGTGGTGACCCAGGCGCTGGGCGTGACCGACCCGCAGGCGCTCAACGTCGAGACCATGTCGGGCGAACTCTCGCCGGGCATGCAGCTGCTGCTGTGCAGCGACGGCCTGACCGAGGAAGTCGACGACAACGGCATCGCCCGCGTGCTGGCGCACACCGAATGCAGCGCCCAGGAGTGCGTGGACGGCCTGGTGGCCGCGGCGCTCGACGGCGGCGGCTCGGACAACGTCACCGTGGTGCTGGTGCGCCGCCACTGA
- the dnaQ gene encoding DNA polymerase III subunit epsilon: MRQIVLDTETTGLEWRKGNRVVEIGCVELVERRPTGRTWQQYIHPEREFEPGAQEVTGLTLEFLADKPKFAAIVDEFLAFIDGAELVIHNAAFDLGFLDHELSLLGDGYGRIRDRAAVLDSLEMARQRFPGQRNSLDALCRRLGVDNSHRQLHGALLDAQLLAEAYLAMTAGQTELGLAGSDTDPQQVAMMRMPPAASDAPRPRVAVGMTDMAAHEARLATIRKRAGRAVWDVEDALAEHATA, translated from the coding sequence ATGCGCCAGATCGTCCTCGATACCGAAACCACCGGCCTGGAATGGCGCAAGGGCAACCGCGTGGTCGAGATCGGCTGCGTCGAACTTGTGGAGCGCCGGCCCACCGGGCGCACCTGGCAGCAGTACATCCATCCGGAACGCGAGTTCGAGCCCGGGGCGCAGGAAGTCACCGGGCTGACCCTGGAATTCCTGGCCGACAAGCCGAAGTTCGCGGCGATCGTCGACGAGTTCCTGGCGTTCATCGACGGCGCCGAGCTGGTGATCCACAACGCCGCGTTCGACCTCGGCTTCCTCGACCACGAGCTGTCGCTGCTCGGTGACGGCTATGGCCGCATCCGCGATCGGGCGGCGGTGCTGGACTCGCTGGAAATGGCGCGCCAGCGGTTCCCGGGCCAACGCAATTCACTCGATGCGCTGTGCAGGCGCCTGGGTGTCGACAATTCGCATCGCCAACTGCACGGCGCGTTGCTCGATGCGCAACTGCTGGCCGAAGCCTACCTGGCGATGACCGCGGGCCAGACCGAACTCGGCCTGGCCGGATCGGACACGGACCCGCAGCAGGTGGCGATGATGCGCATGCCGCCGGCGGCGAGCGATGCGCCGCGGCCGCGGGTGGCGGTGGGCATGACGGACATGGCTGCGCACGAGGCGCGGCTGGCCACGATCCGCAAGCGCGCCGGGCGGGCGGTCTGGGACGTCGAAGACGCGTTGGCGGAGCACGCGACGGCCTGA
- the rnhA gene encoding ribonuclease HI — protein MKSIEVHTDGACLGNPGPGGWAALLRYGARERVLAGGEALTTNNRMELMAAIVALETLTEACEVTLHTDSQYVRQGITEWMKNWVRRGWKTSGGDPVKNRDLWERLHAATGRHSIDWRWVKGHSGDPDNERVDVLARDEAVKFKAAAAALR, from the coding sequence ATGAAGTCGATCGAGGTGCATACCGACGGGGCCTGCCTCGGCAATCCCGGCCCCGGAGGCTGGGCGGCCCTGCTGCGCTACGGTGCGCGCGAGCGTGTCCTCGCGGGCGGCGAAGCGCTGACCACCAACAACCGCATGGAGCTGATGGCGGCCATCGTGGCGCTGGAGACGCTGACCGAGGCCTGCGAGGTCACCCTCCACACCGACTCGCAATACGTGCGCCAGGGCATCACCGAGTGGATGAAGAACTGGGTGCGCCGCGGCTGGAAGACCTCAGGCGGCGATCCGGTGAAGAACCGCGACCTGTGGGAGCGCCTGCACGCCGCCACCGGCCGCCACAGCATCGACTGGCGTTGGGTGAAGGGTCACTCCGGCGACCCCGACAACGAGCGCGTCGATGTGCTGGCACGCGATGAAGCAGTGAAGTTCAAGGCCGCCGCCGCCGCGCTGCGCTGA
- the gloB gene encoding hydroxyacylglutathione hydrolase translates to MQSLALPAFADNYIWMLPDLAGAGALVVDPGQAGPVLAAADAGLRPTAVLLTHHHDDHVGGVPELLQRWPGLAVYAPADERIPFACSRVGGGDRVEAGGHGFDVIAVPGHTVSHIAFHGHGHLFCGDTLFSLGCGRLFEGSPGQMLASLDRLSALPGESLVCCGHEYTQSNAAFAKAVDPDNPALERRIDEVTAMRQAGQPTLPVTLASERACNPFLRVDAPAVRAAVAAHEGRGDLDRVATFAALRRWKDGFRA, encoded by the coding sequence ATGCAGTCGCTTGCCCTGCCCGCCTTCGCCGACAACTACATCTGGATGCTGCCGGACCTCGCCGGCGCGGGCGCGCTGGTGGTCGACCCCGGCCAGGCGGGCCCGGTCCTTGCCGCGGCCGATGCCGGGCTGCGGCCAACGGCGGTCCTGCTGACCCATCACCACGATGACCACGTGGGCGGCGTGCCCGAGCTCCTGCAACGTTGGCCCGGCCTGGCGGTGTATGCGCCGGCGGACGAGCGCATCCCCTTTGCCTGCTCCCGGGTGGGCGGCGGCGACCGGGTCGAGGCCGGTGGGCACGGCTTCGATGTGATCGCCGTGCCTGGCCATACCGTGAGCCACATCGCATTCCACGGCCACGGCCACTTGTTTTGCGGGGACACACTCTTCAGTCTCGGTTGCGGCCGCCTGTTCGAGGGGTCACCCGGGCAGATGCTCGCTTCCCTCGATCGGCTGTCCGCACTGCCGGGCGAAAGCCTGGTGTGTTGCGGCCACGAGTACACGCAGTCGAATGCCGCCTTCGCGAAGGCCGTCGACCCGGACAATCCGGCGCTTGAGCGTCGCATCGATGAGGTGACCGCCATGCGCCAGGCCGGACAGCCCACCCTTCCCGTCACGCTCGCCAGCGAGCGCGCCTGCAACCCGTTCCTGCGCGTCGACGCGCCCGCCGTCCGCGCCGCCGTCGCGGCCCATGAAGGTCGCGGGGATCTCGATCGGGTCGCGACCTTCGCCGCACTGCGGCGCTGGAAGGACGGTTTCCGCGCATGA
- a CDS encoding lytic transglycosylase domain-containing protein has translation MTRASGCAATLLLGVLLLAALPADAQSPTAGTQAAPTVQLAVPASGKPDAHTGVDIYEAFVGGLGQPACEDASPRWESHFAHVPAQLAAVDSEVLPLFGYVVDALRQAHLPTEYALIPFVESGYRPGARSASGPAGLWQFIALTARNHRIPMRPGFDGRLSPVEATRAAVRYLKTLHGMFAGDWRLAVMAFNAGEYRVLGALKRHDMRAANARPEALESLSGITRAYVVKLHALSCLMVEAGRQRDFREALDRPVARLVAIELPADAASLDAFAARQGLDAARLKRLNPAFAPQGSSRAGGVHVLVPAAAATAPRGAVAN, from the coding sequence ATGACGCGCGCTTCAGGCTGCGCAGCCACGCTGCTGTTGGGCGTGCTGCTGTTGGCAGCGTTGCCCGCAGACGCCCAATCGCCAACCGCGGGCACGCAGGCGGCGCCGACCGTGCAGCTGGCGGTGCCGGCCAGCGGCAAGCCCGACGCGCATACCGGCGTCGACATCTACGAGGCGTTCGTCGGCGGCCTGGGCCAGCCAGCCTGCGAAGACGCGAGCCCGCGCTGGGAGTCGCACTTCGCGCACGTACCGGCGCAGCTGGCGGCCGTCGACAGCGAGGTGCTGCCGCTGTTCGGCTATGTCGTGGATGCGCTGCGCCAGGCGCACCTGCCCACCGAGTACGCGCTCATCCCGTTCGTCGAAAGCGGCTACCGCCCCGGCGCCCGCAGTGCCAGCGGCCCCGCCGGCCTGTGGCAGTTCATCGCCCTCACCGCGCGCAACCACAGGATCCCGATGCGACCGGGCTTCGACGGCCGCCTGTCGCCGGTCGAGGCGACCCGCGCCGCGGTGCGTTACCTGAAGACCCTGCATGGCATGTTTGCCGGCGACTGGCGGCTTGCGGTGATGGCGTTCAACGCCGGCGAATACCGCGTGCTGGGTGCGCTCAAGCGCCACGACATGCGCGCCGCCAACGCCCGGCCGGAAGCACTCGAGAGCCTGTCCGGCATCACCCGCGCCTATGTGGTCAAGCTGCACGCGCTGTCGTGCCTGATGGTCGAGGCCGGGCGCCAGCGCGACTTCCGCGAAGCACTGGACCGTCCGGTGGCGCGCCTTGTCGCGATCGAACTGCCCGCCGACGCGGCCAGCCTGGACGCCTTCGCCGCCCGCCAGGGTCTCGACGCGGCGCGCCTGAAACGCCTGAATCCCGCCTTCGCTCCACAGGGCTCGAGCCGTGCGGGCGGCGTGCACGTACTGGTCCCGGCCGCGGCCGCGACCGCACCCCGGGGGGCCGTGGCAAACTAG
- a CDS encoding enoyl-ACP reductase: MGFLQGKRALITGIASQRSIANGIAEAMHREGAELAFTYQNEKLKSRVEDVAGRLGGGPVYPLDVADDAQIEALFTALGQHWDGLDILVHAIAFAPREAITGQFLDGLTRENFASAHDISAYSLAALAKAARPMMQGRKGAVLTLSYLGAVRTLPSYNVMGVAKASLEATVRYLALNLGPEGTRVNAISAGPIKTLAAAGIGGFRKILGHVEAYTPLRRSVTIEDVGNVAAFMCSDLAAGVTGEVTYVDAGYNIVGMTGLEDAPSAD, encoded by the coding sequence ATGGGATTCCTGCAGGGCAAGCGCGCACTCATCACCGGCATCGCCAGCCAGCGCTCCATCGCCAACGGCATCGCCGAGGCCATGCACCGCGAGGGCGCCGAGCTCGCCTTCACCTACCAGAACGAAAAGCTCAAGTCGCGCGTCGAAGACGTCGCCGGCCGGCTGGGTGGCGGGCCCGTGTACCCGCTCGATGTCGCCGACGACGCCCAGATCGAGGCGCTGTTCACTGCCCTCGGCCAGCACTGGGACGGCCTGGACATCCTGGTGCACGCGATCGCGTTCGCGCCGCGCGAGGCGATCACCGGCCAGTTCCTCGACGGCCTGACCCGCGAGAATTTCGCGTCGGCCCATGACATCTCGGCGTATTCGCTGGCGGCGCTGGCCAAGGCCGCGCGCCCGATGATGCAGGGGCGCAAGGGCGCGGTGCTGACCCTGAGCTACCTGGGCGCGGTGCGCACCCTGCCGAGCTACAACGTGATGGGCGTGGCCAAGGCCAGCCTGGAAGCCACGGTGCGCTACCTGGCGCTCAACCTCGGGCCGGAGGGCACGCGCGTCAACGCGATCTCGGCCGGACCCATCAAGACCCTGGCGGCGGCGGGCATCGGCGGGTTCCGCAAGATCCTCGGCCATGTCGAGGCCTACACCCCGCTGCGCCGCAGCGTGACCATCGAGGACGTCGGCAACGTCGCCGCGTTCATGTGTTCGGACCTGGCGGCGGGCGTGACCGGCGAGGTGACGTATGTGGATGCCGGCTACAACATCGTCGGCATGACCGGGCTGGAAGACGCGCCTTCGGCCGACTGA
- a CDS encoding peptidyl-prolyl cis-trans isomerase, with protein sequence MLQALRDKTSGWIAVAIVILLAVPFAFFGMEQYLFQNSANYAAKVQAPPAWWPSAPDAWPVRKLFWTSEEVSPEAFRSEFERSRQQAREQQGEAFDGREFEAMDNKLRVLDSLVDQAVLRLAARNAGIEVGNAQVAEVIQSIPDFQVDGRFDPQRYQLVLQSRVPSRTPREYDDQIRADLQMLMLPRQVAGSAFITKAQLDRTMVLLGEQRDVSFAVVPAPQPDTGAISAADIQGWYASHRGDFRAAESVSIEYVEVEGSKLPPPAAPDEATLRARYEQEKARFVEPEQRLASHILVRVPEGADAAAQAAAKARAEAIAAKVQAAGADFAAVARAESDDEGSKAQGGDLGWIERNTMGDAFDTALYALQPGQVSAPVQTDFGWHVLQLREVSAGKSVPFEAARDELAAAQSATDGERAFNDLIGRLVDQVYRNPGSLAPTAREAKLPVQKLGPFTRGDAQGIAAHPAVLRAAFSDALVQDGTVSDPIEIGPSHSVLIRVTAHQPERELPLADVRDQVVAAIRADRGRAAAIARADADVARIAGGESLAAIAAAAGWQYASVPGARRGMPVPSAEANDAYFAAAGPVEGKPSVGKLVQDDGSIVLFTVDKVTPGNPQDASPQERAMLASQFAQMAGQEDAETMLRALRRRMNISIVEARL encoded by the coding sequence ATGCTGCAAGCCCTTCGAGACAAGACCTCCGGCTGGATCGCCGTCGCCATCGTCATCCTGCTGGCGGTGCCATTCGCGTTCTTCGGAATGGAGCAGTACCTGTTCCAGAATTCCGCGAACTACGCCGCCAAGGTGCAGGCGCCACCGGCATGGTGGCCGTCGGCACCCGACGCATGGCCCGTCCGCAAGCTGTTCTGGACATCCGAGGAGGTCTCGCCCGAGGCCTTCCGCAGCGAATTCGAGCGCAGCCGCCAGCAGGCGCGCGAGCAGCAGGGCGAAGCGTTCGACGGCCGCGAGTTCGAGGCGATGGACAACAAGCTGCGCGTGCTGGACAGCCTCGTCGACCAGGCCGTGCTGCGCCTCGCGGCGCGCAATGCCGGCATCGAGGTCGGCAACGCCCAGGTGGCCGAGGTGATCCAGTCGATCCCGGACTTCCAGGTTGACGGTCGCTTCGATCCGCAGCGCTACCAGCTGGTGCTGCAGTCGCGGGTGCCTTCGCGCACGCCGCGCGAGTACGACGACCAGATCCGCGCCGACCTGCAGATGCTGATGCTGCCGCGCCAGGTCGCGGGATCGGCGTTCATCACCAAGGCGCAGCTCGACCGCACCATGGTGCTGCTCGGCGAACAGCGCGACGTGAGCTTCGCCGTGGTGCCCGCGCCGCAGCCCGATACCGGCGCCATCAGCGCGGCCGACATCCAGGGCTGGTACGCGAGCCATCGCGGCGATTTCCGCGCAGCCGAGTCGGTGTCCATCGAGTACGTGGAGGTCGAGGGCAGCAAGCTGCCGCCGCCGGCCGCGCCGGACGAGGCCACGCTGCGCGCGCGCTACGAGCAGGAGAAGGCACGCTTCGTCGAGCCGGAGCAGCGACTCGCGTCGCACATCCTGGTCCGCGTGCCCGAAGGCGCCGATGCCGCGGCGCAGGCCGCCGCCAAGGCACGCGCCGAAGCGATCGCCGCGAAGGTCCAGGCCGCAGGCGCGGATTTCGCGGCCGTGGCGCGCGCCGAGTCCGATGACGAAGGCTCCAAGGCGCAGGGTGGCGACCTCGGGTGGATCGAGCGCAACACCATGGGCGATGCGTTCGACACCGCGCTGTACGCGCTGCAGCCCGGCCAGGTGAGCGCGCCGGTGCAGACCGACTTCGGCTGGCACGTGCTGCAGCTGCGCGAAGTCAGTGCCGGCAAGTCGGTGCCGTTCGAAGCGGCGCGCGACGAACTGGCCGCCGCCCAGTCGGCGACCGACGGCGAGCGCGCATTCAACGACCTGATCGGCCGCCTGGTGGACCAGGTCTATCGCAACCCCGGTTCGCTTGCGCCGACCGCGCGCGAAGCGAAGCTGCCGGTGCAGAAGCTGGGCCCGTTCACGCGTGGCGACGCACAGGGCATCGCCGCCCATCCCGCCGTGCTGCGCGCCGCGTTCTCGGACGCACTGGTGCAGGACGGCACCGTCAGCGATCCGATCGAGATCGGTCCCTCGCACAGCGTGCTCATCCGGGTGACGGCGCACCAGCCGGAGCGCGAGCTGCCGCTGGCCGATGTGCGCGATCAGGTCGTGGCGGCGATCCGCGCCGATCGTGGCCGCGCCGCGGCGATCGCCAGGGCCGATGCCGATGTCGCGCGCATTGCGGGCGGCGAATCGCTCGCGGCCATCGCCGCCGCCGCGGGTTGGCAGTACGCCAGCGTGCCCGGCGCGCGTCGCGGCATGCCTGTCCCGTCGGCGGAGGCCAATGACGCCTATTTCGCCGCCGCCGGACCCGTCGAAGGCAAGCCCTCGGTCGGAAAGCTCGTGCAGGACGATGGCAGCATCGTGCTGTTCACCGTCGACAAGGTCACGCCCGGCAACCCGCAGGACGCCAGTCCGCAGGAGCGCGCCATGCTGGCCAGCCAGTTCGCGCAGATGGCGGGCCAAGAAGATGCCGAAACCATGCTGCGGGCCCTGCGCCGGCGCATGAACATCAGCATCGTCGAAGCGCGTTTGTAG
- a CDS encoding HU family DNA-binding protein has protein sequence MPAISFERLAGRAGSNEHMNKNDLVQAVADEANLSKADAARAVDAVLSSVGKALSKGDTVALIGFGTFQVRERAARTGRNPRTGEEIAIAAAKNPVFKAGKALKDAVN, from the coding sequence ATGCCCGCCATCTCATTCGAGCGGCTTGCGGGCCGCGCAGGGAGCAACGAACACATGAACAAGAACGATCTGGTCCAGGCTGTCGCCGACGAAGCCAACCTGTCCAAGGCCGATGCCGCGCGTGCCGTCGACGCCGTGCTGTCGTCGGTGGGCAAGGCGCTGTCGAAGGGCGACACCGTTGCCCTGATCGGCTTCGGTACCTTCCAGGTCCGCGAGCGCGCCGCCCGCACCGGTCGCAATCCGCGCACCGGCGAGGAAATCGCCATCGCCGCCGCAAAGAATCCGGTCTTCAAGGCTGGCAAGGCGCTGAAGGATGCCGTAAACTAA